Proteins encoded within one genomic window of Alteribacter populi:
- a CDS encoding alanine racemase: MNLWKSEPTPSLLLDINQMKRNIERMVWSANKNGVNLRPHIKTHKSVEIARLEIEAGAYGITVATLSEAELFVKAGFKDILLAFPLVGKQKVDRLAALCQESKVIASVDDEYQAFLLQESAEAKGIEIEVWMKVNSGLNRCGVESGKEALTLAQGIRQYGSLKLTGIYTHAGHAYGFTEKTERSRIAQEEAKAVLESVRLCEDEDISIPNRSVGSTPTYEEAGKFEGITEVRPGNAVFFDGVQEGLGVCEVTECALSVSASVVSIKEDRIIFDAGSKSLTSEKGAHGNESVKGFGTIVEPVELQGFSLTRLSEEHGVLDGNGSPLPSIKFGETIRIVPNHACTAVNLYDTYTVIQDERVVDRWKVDARGCNV; the protein is encoded by the coding sequence ATGAACTTATGGAAAAGTGAACCAACGCCGTCGCTTCTTTTGGACATCAATCAAATGAAACGAAACATTGAGCGGATGGTCTGGTCTGCAAATAAAAACGGTGTCAATCTTCGGCCGCACATTAAAACGCATAAAAGTGTGGAGATTGCGAGACTTGAAATTGAAGCAGGAGCTTACGGAATCACGGTTGCTACATTATCAGAAGCAGAATTGTTCGTAAAAGCTGGTTTTAAAGATATTCTTTTGGCATTTCCACTGGTCGGGAAACAGAAAGTGGATCGTTTGGCAGCGTTATGTCAAGAATCTAAAGTCATTGCTTCGGTAGACGATGAATATCAGGCATTCCTCCTTCAGGAATCGGCAGAAGCAAAAGGAATTGAAATCGAAGTTTGGATGAAAGTGAATTCCGGTCTCAATCGTTGCGGAGTCGAGTCGGGGAAAGAAGCGTTGACATTAGCTCAAGGGATACGACAATATGGCTCTCTAAAACTAACGGGGATCTATACTCATGCTGGTCATGCCTATGGTTTTACTGAAAAAACAGAACGAAGCCGTATTGCACAAGAAGAAGCGAAAGCGGTCTTGGAATCTGTACGATTATGTGAAGATGAAGATATTTCAATTCCAAACCGAAGTGTTGGCTCGACACCTACCTATGAGGAAGCAGGAAAGTTTGAAGGAATTACTGAGGTGCGCCCTGGGAATGCCGTTTTCTTTGACGGTGTCCAAGAAGGTCTTGGCGTTTGTGAAGTAACAGAATGTGCTCTATCTGTAAGTGCGTCGGTCGTCTCGATTAAGGAAGACCGGATTATTTTCGATGCTGGGAGCAAGTCGCTGACATCGGAAAAAGGAGCTCACGGAAATGAAAGTGTCAAAGGGTTTGGTACCATTGTTGAACCAGTGGAGCTTCAAGGGTTCTCTCTAACAAGGTTATCAGAAGAACATGGAGTTTTAGATGGAAATGGGAGCCCATTACCGTCAATTAAATTCGGTGAGACCATTCGGATCGTACCGAACCATGCGTGTACAGCTGTGAATTTGTATGATACGTACACGGTTATTCAAGATGAGCGGGTTGTCGATCGTTGGAAAGTGGATGCTCGCGGGTGTAATGTGTAA
- a CDS encoding small multi-drug export protein has protein sequence MFETLWQYMMIFVMAALPWLEILVVIPIGIGIGLNPVGVGVVSFLGNFFPILLIVFLMKWFQTTNFYLRWKEKREQKKAAEETNEDLTKLEKKQRRNQRAAAIFKKYGLPGLAIMGPIVTGIHLAAVIALSLKASKLATSVWMGLSLIAWTIVLTIVSYYGFDFIL, from the coding sequence ATGTTTGAAACTCTATGGCAATATATGATGATTTTTGTCATGGCTGCTTTACCGTGGCTTGAAATATTAGTTGTAATTCCAATCGGCATTGGAATTGGCCTTAATCCAGTGGGAGTCGGGGTTGTCTCTTTCCTCGGAAACTTCTTTCCTATTCTCCTCATCGTATTTCTAATGAAATGGTTTCAAACGACGAACTTTTATTTGCGTTGGAAAGAAAAACGAGAGCAAAAGAAAGCAGCCGAGGAAACGAATGAAGATCTTACAAAACTGGAGAAGAAACAACGCCGTAACCAACGTGCTGCAGCGATCTTTAAAAAGTATGGTTTGCCCGGTCTTGCCATCATGGGACCTATCGTAACCGGCATCCACTTGGCCGCTGTTATTGCACTTTCGCTTAAAGCTAGCAAGCTTGCAACCTCCGTATGGATGGGCCTTAGCCTTATTGCATGGACGATTGTTCTAACAATTGTTTCTTATTACGGTTTTGATTTTATATTGTAA
- a CDS encoding TetR/AcrR family transcriptional regulator — translation MPASTVDRIKEEALLLFANEGYDGASLSKIAKRVGIRKSSLYNHFANKEDLFMVLVEDVYKRFAEELRGVVQNQHSHSTKNVLYSAFIKTTDFIRYDAIGKFYFHYAMFPPADLKEAVRELFLSFEEELDDVFLPIFRHGIEAGEIENRDAKMFLNAYYCFLDGISTQMFYYPEETINARKQHVWTVFWQGIKKR, via the coding sequence ATGCCTGCTTCAACAGTAGATCGAATAAAGGAAGAAGCTTTACTCCTGTTTGCCAACGAAGGCTATGACGGGGCCAGCCTTTCAAAAATTGCAAAGCGCGTTGGGATTCGTAAGTCTTCTTTATATAATCATTTTGCCAATAAGGAAGACTTATTCATGGTTCTAGTAGAGGATGTTTACAAACGTTTTGCCGAGGAACTGAGAGGGGTCGTCCAAAATCAACATTCTCATTCAACCAAAAACGTGCTCTATTCGGCGTTTATTAAAACAACTGATTTTATAAGGTATGATGCCATTGGTAAGTTTTATTTCCACTATGCGATGTTCCCGCCTGCAGACTTAAAAGAAGCGGTTAGAGAACTTTTTCTATCTTTTGAAGAAGAATTAGACGACGTTTTCTTACCGATCTTTCGTCACGGAATTGAAGCAGGGGAGATTGAGAATCGCGATGCGAAAATGTTCCTTAATGCCTATTACTGCTTTCTAGATGGTATTTCTACCCAGATGTTTTACTACCCTGAAGAAACCATTAATGCACGAAAGCAACATGTTTGGACTGTTTTTTGGCAAGGAATTAAAAAACGATAA
- a CDS encoding M50 family metallopeptidase, whose translation MFGWSDIPTFIWALFVILPIVSLIHELGHFLFTRLFGGKLDFSLGRGKIIFKLGEFEIRRVYFLDSWCQIKELKVNNRWSHAIVYLGGPLFNIGSVVIINSSIHAGVLPAHILFYQFVYFSLYFAFFSLLPVEYGEGQPSDGKAIYDVLRHGTSKDSRKDPLY comes from the coding sequence TTGTTTGGCTGGAGTGATATCCCAACTTTTATCTGGGCATTATTTGTAATTTTACCGATCGTTTCACTCATCCATGAGCTAGGTCATTTTCTGTTTACACGATTATTTGGAGGAAAACTAGATTTTTCATTAGGAAGAGGAAAGATTATTTTTAAGCTCGGTGAATTTGAAATTCGTAGAGTATATTTTTTAGATTCCTGGTGTCAAATAAAAGAATTAAAAGTAAATAACCGCTGGTCCCATGCTATTGTATATTTAGGAGGGCCGTTATTTAATATTGGTTCAGTCGTGATCATTAATTCTTCCATTCATGCAGGGGTGCTTCCAGCGCATATTTTGTTTTACCAATTTGTTTACTTTTCCCTATATTTTGCTTTCTTCTCCCTATTACCGGTGGAGTACGGTGAAGGTCAACCAAGCGATGGGAAGGCGATTTACGATGTATTGCGACATGGGACGAGTAAGGATTCCAGGAAAGATCCTTTATATTAG
- a CDS encoding aldehyde dehydrogenase, translating into MINDYQSLVEKQKRFFYSGKTKDISFRIEQLTKLKEAIKEKEDLIIEAAYRDLGKSKREAFLTEIGFLYSELKDMIKNVPTWSQIRKERTALTHVGSTSYIYKEPYGVALIIGPWNYPFHLVMAPLIGAIAAGNTAILKPSELTPFTSAVIREIIDETFQEEYIAVREGDAEAAKELLDLNTDYIFFTGSVQVGKKVMEAASKHLTPVTLELGGKSPAIVMKDADVKLAAKRIVWGKFINAGQTCVAPDYILVQEKAKRKLYKYLVKYIKKFYGQDVSQNKDYPRIVNEKHHDRITALLDEEKIMYGGEHDRDERFIAPTIMDNVTFDDPVMEEEIFGPILPLVSFEEAHDVIDMVRQRPNPLALYLFTEKKQTESLIFSNLSFGGGCVNDTLMHITSPHLPFGGVGESGMGAYHGKASFDTFTHEKSVLKQTNKFDIPLRYSQSNRSISALRKMWE; encoded by the coding sequence ATGATAAACGATTATCAATCACTTGTAGAGAAGCAAAAACGTTTTTTTTACAGCGGAAAAACAAAGGATATTTCGTTTCGAATCGAGCAACTGACGAAATTAAAAGAAGCCATTAAAGAGAAAGAAGATTTGATTATTGAAGCTGCCTACAGGGATTTAGGCAAATCTAAACGAGAAGCTTTCTTAACGGAAATCGGCTTTTTATATAGTGAACTTAAAGATATGATCAAAAATGTACCCACATGGTCTCAAATAAGAAAAGAGAGAACAGCTCTGACTCATGTTGGTTCAACGAGCTATATTTATAAAGAACCTTATGGTGTAGCGCTCATTATCGGACCGTGGAACTACCCATTTCATCTCGTTATGGCTCCGTTAATTGGTGCTATAGCGGCAGGGAACACAGCGATTCTCAAGCCCTCAGAACTAACCCCGTTTACGAGTGCGGTCATTCGAGAGATAATTGACGAGACGTTTCAGGAAGAGTATATCGCAGTAAGAGAAGGTGACGCCGAAGCAGCGAAAGAGCTTCTTGATTTAAACACTGATTATATTTTCTTTACTGGGAGTGTTCAAGTCGGGAAAAAGGTGATGGAAGCTGCGAGTAAGCACCTTACACCTGTGACACTTGAGCTCGGTGGAAAAAGTCCAGCTATTGTCATGAAGGATGCAGATGTAAAACTTGCAGCCAAGAGAATAGTTTGGGGAAAATTTATCAACGCAGGTCAAACATGTGTCGCACCGGACTATATTCTTGTTCAAGAAAAAGCAAAGCGAAAATTATATAAATACCTTGTTAAATATATTAAAAAGTTTTACGGACAAGATGTGTCTCAGAATAAAGACTATCCACGTATCGTCAATGAAAAGCATCATGACCGGATAACGGCCCTTTTAGACGAGGAGAAGATTATGTATGGCGGAGAGCACGATCGGGATGAGCGATTCATTGCTCCGACCATAATGGACAATGTAACCTTTGACGACCCGGTTATGGAAGAAGAAATTTTCGGTCCAATTTTACCTCTCGTAAGCTTTGAAGAGGCACATGATGTCATTGATATGGTACGCCAACGCCCGAACCCGTTAGCACTCTATCTATTTACCGAGAAAAAACAGACGGAATCGTTAATTTTTAGCAATTTATCTTTTGGAGGTGGCTGTGTGAACGACACGCTCATGCACATTACATCACCTCACCTTCCTTTTGGAGGCGTTGGTGAAAGTGGTATGGGGGCTTATCATGGAAAGGCGAGTTTTGATACCTTTACCCATGAAAAAAGTGTACTCAAGCAGACGAACAAGTTCGATATACCTCTTCGCTATAGTCAAAGTAATCGTTCCATTAGTGCGTTGCGAAAGATGTGGGAATAA
- a CDS encoding GNAT family N-acetyltransferase gives MEIRKLKQEEVDFSLKMSEFAFQYELSDEERDERRKWVNPAETWVAAQNGELYSKVTIFPFTTYIAGKEWAMGGVSGVATWPEHRRSGLVRDLLLASLKEMKENGQLVSYLFPFSIPFYRKFGWELFAEKRSVTIPKEKLPKRKQTTGYVKRVDSDSEIIADVYETWACQFNGAIKRHSEWWDRSIFKRKKGQVAVYYDAQQRKKGYLIYKVKDEVLTVHEIVWLNHEARTGLWTFISNHDSMIKEAVVNLPSDDGTIFLLDDPHVEQKVSSYFMARVVDVTAFLRQFPFTATSEKPIILHLEDSFCDWNTGTYIIKPNASGGEPLDVTHHTQKQEGASCQHPPQRGLSMDIQSFSAVFMNAQPVDVLYEAEKIMGPLKEAERLTTILPHHKPFIYDFF, from the coding sequence ATGGAGATACGTAAACTAAAACAAGAAGAGGTAGACTTTAGTTTAAAAATGTCTGAATTCGCATTTCAATATGAACTAAGTGACGAAGAAAGGGACGAACGCCGAAAGTGGGTCAACCCTGCCGAAACATGGGTTGCAGCACAAAACGGAGAACTGTACTCCAAAGTAACGATCTTTCCTTTTACAACTTACATAGCCGGAAAAGAATGGGCGATGGGAGGAGTCTCTGGCGTTGCTACCTGGCCTGAACACCGAAGATCTGGGCTCGTCCGTGACTTATTACTCGCGTCCTTAAAGGAAATGAAGGAAAATGGGCAACTTGTCTCTTACCTCTTCCCATTTTCTATCCCTTTTTATCGAAAGTTCGGGTGGGAGCTTTTTGCTGAAAAACGTTCAGTGACAATTCCTAAAGAAAAGCTTCCTAAACGAAAGCAAACGACGGGGTACGTAAAACGGGTCGATTCTGACAGTGAAATAATAGCCGATGTTTATGAAACGTGGGCTTGTCAATTTAATGGAGCCATTAAGCGACATTCAGAATGGTGGGATCGCTCTATTTTCAAACGGAAGAAAGGGCAAGTCGCTGTTTATTACGATGCACAGCAAAGGAAAAAGGGCTATCTCATTTACAAAGTAAAAGATGAAGTGCTTACCGTACATGAAATTGTCTGGCTTAATCACGAAGCTCGAACTGGTCTTTGGACGTTTATTAGCAACCATGATTCGATGATTAAAGAAGCTGTTGTTAACTTGCCTAGTGATGATGGAACGATATTTTTACTTGACGATCCTCACGTGGAACAGAAAGTGAGTTCCTACTTTATGGCTCGCGTAGTAGATGTCACAGCGTTTTTACGGCAGTTTCCATTCACAGCTACTTCCGAAAAACCGATCATTCTTCACCTTGAAGACAGTTTCTGCGACTGGAACACGGGTACGTATATTATTAAACCGAACGCTTCTGGAGGCGAACCTCTTGACGTGACACATCACACCCAAAAACAGGAAGGTGCTAGTTGTCAGCATCCTCCCCAACGAGGCCTCTCTATGGACATTCAGTCATTCTCCGCTGTTTTCATGAACGCTCAGCCGGTTGATGTGCTCTATGAAGCAGAGAAAATAATGGGTCCATTGAAAGAAGCGGAACGGTTAACAACGATTCTTCCTCATCACAAGCCGTTCATTTATGATTTCTTTTAA
- the ade gene encoding adenine deaminase, whose protein sequence is MNNKLALSSQIITSAHGEPADIVITNGKIVDVFNSTIITDQSIAITDGMIVGIGPYEGTKTIDAKGKYIVPGLIDAHVHIESSMMTPQHFSDALLPHGVTTAITDPHEIANVLGKQAIQFMIDESDKADLDIYTMLPSSVPSTPFETSGATLTANDLAHFNHHPKVLGLAEVMDYPAVMNRDDDMLNKLNMAKSAGKNIDGHASGLSSTALNVYRTAGILTDHECTTAEEALVRTQRGFYVMMREGSVAKDLLSLLPAVTAKNSRRFMFCTDDKHPDDLLKEGSIDFNIRLAIKNGLDPITVIQLATINAATCFNLKEKGAIAPGFEATFLFVNDLNNFTADEVFLRGKKIVKNGQLVISTENELTPPEQIVQTVKIPNLTENDFMIHMAGKTKAHVIGVQPNSLITDHLIKTVDKDSNGYFTPSLSKDQLTLAVIERHGKTSNIGLGIVTGIGLKKGAIATTIAHDSHNIIVVGTSTADILCAVRSIEQHQGGLTIVSEGVEIDTFPLPIGGLMSPLSVKEAAHHLTKLHETFTNSGSRTEFNPFLTLSFLALPVIPSLKLTDMGLFDTTKMAHIPIPAAES, encoded by the coding sequence ATGAACAACAAACTAGCGTTATCCAGTCAAATCATCACCTCTGCTCATGGTGAACCAGCTGACATCGTTATTACCAACGGCAAAATTGTTGACGTATTTAATAGCACCATCATCACAGACCAAAGTATAGCGATCACAGATGGGATGATCGTCGGGATTGGCCCTTATGAAGGTACAAAAACAATCGATGCAAAGGGAAAATATATCGTGCCAGGTCTTATTGATGCTCATGTTCATATCGAATCGTCGATGATGACACCTCAACACTTTTCTGATGCTTTATTGCCACACGGAGTAACCACAGCAATTACAGATCCACATGAAATCGCTAATGTTCTTGGAAAACAGGCCATTCAATTTATGATTGATGAGTCGGACAAAGCTGACCTTGACATTTATACAATGCTTCCTTCCTCTGTTCCAAGTACCCCATTTGAAACCTCAGGAGCGACATTAACCGCAAATGATCTCGCACATTTCAATCATCACCCAAAAGTTCTTGGTCTTGCAGAAGTAATGGACTATCCAGCCGTAATGAACAGAGATGATGATATGCTTAACAAGTTAAATATGGCTAAATCTGCTGGTAAAAACATTGATGGTCACGCATCGGGTCTGTCTTCCACGGCTTTAAACGTTTACCGCACTGCAGGTATTTTAACGGACCATGAGTGCACCACAGCAGAGGAGGCATTAGTGCGTACCCAACGAGGGTTTTATGTCATGATGAGAGAAGGATCTGTCGCCAAAGACCTCCTTTCACTACTGCCAGCTGTAACTGCAAAAAATAGCAGGCGCTTTATGTTCTGCACCGATGATAAACATCCTGACGACCTGTTAAAAGAAGGCAGCATTGATTTTAACATCCGCTTGGCGATCAAAAACGGGCTCGACCCGATTACCGTTATTCAATTGGCTACGATTAACGCAGCTACTTGCTTTAATCTAAAGGAAAAGGGAGCGATTGCACCTGGGTTTGAAGCAACGTTTCTTTTCGTTAATGACCTGAATAACTTTACAGCCGATGAGGTCTTTTTACGAGGAAAAAAAATCGTTAAAAACGGGCAGTTAGTCATTAGTACTGAAAATGAGTTAACCCCTCCTGAACAGATTGTGCAGACCGTGAAAATTCCAAACCTTACAGAGAATGACTTTATGATCCATATGGCAGGAAAAACAAAAGCACACGTTATCGGAGTTCAGCCGAACTCACTAATTACTGATCATCTCATAAAAACAGTGGACAAGGACAGTAATGGGTATTTTACTCCTTCTCTATCCAAGGACCAGCTGACTCTTGCTGTAATCGAGCGTCATGGTAAAACATCAAATATAGGCTTGGGCATTGTTACAGGTATTGGATTAAAGAAAGGAGCGATTGCTACGACGATTGCTCATGATTCCCACAACATCATCGTCGTCGGTACGAGCACAGCTGACATTCTTTGTGCCGTTCGTTCCATTGAACAACATCAAGGCGGTTTAACGATCGTAAGTGAAGGCGTCGAGATCGACACATTCCCACTTCCGATCGGCGGCTTAATGAGTCCTCTTTCAGTAAAAGAAGCAGCACACCATCTCACTAAACTCCATGAAACTTTTACGAATTCAGGAAGCCGAACCGAATTTAATCCCTTCCTAACTCTGTCATTTCTAGCTCTTCCGGTGATCCCTTCGTTAAAGCTTACTGACATGGGACTGTTTGACACAACGAAAATGGCGCATATACCCATTCCGGCAGCCGAATCATAA
- a CDS encoding lysine N(6)-hydroxylase/L-ornithine N(5)-oxygenase family protein has translation MTAPATYDLIGIGIGPFNLGMAALLDSVEDVNAIFFDETSEFNWHPGMLLEGADLQVPFLADLVTIADPTSPYSFLNYLHEHNRMHKFFFFNRFDIPRVEYNHYLRWVVAHLDDCKFGKRVVDVIDHNVEGEPYYEVVVEGNEAKVTERYFTKHVVVGTGSVPLVPEGFDQFPVEDVAHTSQYLFQRKHILDKKVKDILVVGSGQSAAEVVLDLLQRQDRTDFHLHWITRSPAFFQLESGKVGQEVFSPDYVDYFHKLSLEKREKELPNLSHLRNGVEEKTFHEIYDLLYHKSIDSPAPITIRSSSDVKDIEVTEGGRYAVTCHQWMEETNYHLEVDKMILATGYRPNIPEWIERIRDEIVWEDEKRFKVTRDYRLTFKKERDHQVFTVTNIEHSHGAGATNLGLSVHRNMTIINKIAEREVYKEAEDTVFQRFGTEKE, from the coding sequence ATGACTGCGCCAGCAACATATGATCTAATCGGAATCGGAATTGGCCCATTTAATTTAGGAATGGCGGCATTATTAGATTCTGTTGAAGATGTCAATGCAATCTTTTTTGATGAAACGTCTGAGTTCAATTGGCATCCAGGGATGTTACTTGAAGGAGCTGATCTCCAAGTTCCTTTTTTAGCAGATTTAGTAACAATTGCTGACCCTACAAGCCCTTATTCATTCTTAAACTATTTACACGAACATAATCGAATGCACAAATTCTTCTTTTTCAATCGTTTTGATATCCCGAGAGTAGAATATAATCATTATTTACGCTGGGTTGTCGCTCATTTGGATGATTGCAAATTTGGAAAAAGAGTTGTTGATGTCATAGATCATAATGTGGAGGGTGAGCCTTATTATGAGGTGGTAGTAGAAGGAAACGAGGCGAAAGTAACCGAGCGTTATTTTACTAAACACGTCGTTGTTGGTACTGGAAGTGTTCCGCTTGTCCCTGAAGGGTTTGACCAGTTTCCAGTGGAGGATGTGGCACACACGAGTCAATACTTGTTCCAAAGAAAACACATACTCGATAAAAAAGTGAAAGATATCCTTGTTGTAGGGTCTGGCCAAAGTGCTGCTGAAGTAGTATTGGACTTGTTACAGCGCCAGGATCGAACGGACTTTCATTTGCATTGGATTACACGTTCTCCCGCTTTTTTCCAACTTGAATCAGGTAAAGTCGGTCAAGAAGTATTTTCACCGGACTATGTAGATTATTTTCATAAGTTGTCATTGGAAAAACGAGAAAAGGAGCTGCCTAATTTATCTCACTTACGTAATGGTGTGGAAGAGAAGACCTTTCATGAGATTTATGATTTGCTCTATCATAAGTCAATTGATTCACCGGCTCCGATTACAATCCGTTCATCCAGTGATGTAAAGGACATTGAGGTAACGGAGGGTGGTCGTTACGCGGTAACCTGTCATCAATGGATGGAGGAAACCAATTACCATCTTGAAGTAGATAAAATGATTCTCGCAACAGGTTATCGACCGAATATTCCAGAGTGGATTGAACGCATTCGTGACGAGATCGTGTGGGAAGATGAAAAACGGTTTAAAGTGACGCGTGATTACCGGTTAACTTTTAAAAAAGAGCGAGATCATCAAGTGTTTACCGTAACGAACATCGAACATTCTCATGGAGCAGGAGCGACTAATCTTGGTCTTTCTGTACATCGTAATATGACAATTATTAATAAAATTGCTGAACGAGAAGTATACAAGGAAGCAGAAGATACAGTATTTCAACGATTTGGTACTGAAAAAGAATAG
- a CDS encoding acylphosphatase: MKRIQGIVSGKVQGVGFRNFTQQTAAEENMKGWVRNLPDGTVEFEAEGDEKAVETFVKRLKKGQFPAKVEAIVTNNIQVLNEEKDFRVRP, translated from the coding sequence ATGAAACGAATTCAGGGGATTGTAAGTGGAAAAGTCCAAGGTGTGGGCTTTCGAAATTTTACTCAGCAAACAGCAGCCGAAGAAAACATGAAAGGATGGGTTCGGAATTTACCTGATGGCACTGTAGAATTTGAAGCTGAAGGTGATGAAAAAGCAGTTGAAACCTTTGTAAAACGTCTAAAAAAAGGCCAATTCCCAGCAAAGGTAGAAGCGATCGTCACGAATAACATCCAAGTTCTAAACGAAGAGAAAGATTTTCGCGTACGACCTTAA
- a CDS encoding lysophospholipid acyltransferase family protein, which translates to MIRTVIWFIYFWLYLLKSVPSLINVKRLRKNNKNEEADARIKYESNKWARSLVKLSGARVHVHGKEKIPTNETLLIVCNHQGNFDIPIILGYLDLKISFISKVEVKKLPLIASWMEEMNCVFMDRKNKRQSIKSIIDGAENLKNGHHLVIFPEGTRSKGGPVGTFKQGSFKLATRSGATILPVTINGSYNIMEANGNLLKPCDVDVTILDPVRIHHQQKDMDGIALANYVQEHIKKELNPIVGLKENV; encoded by the coding sequence ATGATAAGAACTGTCATATGGTTTATTTATTTTTGGCTGTATTTACTTAAATCTGTACCTAGTTTGATTAACGTGAAACGGTTGCGAAAGAACAATAAAAATGAGGAAGCTGATGCACGGATAAAATATGAATCTAATAAATGGGCAAGGAGCTTGGTAAAGCTGAGCGGTGCTCGCGTCCACGTTCATGGAAAAGAGAAGATTCCAACAAATGAGACGTTGTTGATTGTCTGTAACCACCAAGGAAACTTTGATATTCCGATCATTCTTGGATATCTAGACCTTAAAATCAGCTTCATTTCGAAAGTAGAAGTGAAAAAGCTTCCGTTAATTGCTTCATGGATGGAAGAGATGAACTGTGTTTTTATGGATCGAAAAAATAAAAGACAATCCATTAAATCGATTATTGATGGAGCTGAAAACTTAAAAAACGGTCATCACCTTGTTATTTTTCCAGAAGGTACGAGGAGTAAAGGCGGACCTGTTGGGACGTTTAAGCAAGGAAGCTTCAAGCTTGCTACGAGGTCAGGGGCTACTATTTTGCCGGTTACGATTAACGGGTCGTATAATATTATGGAAGCAAACGGTAACCTTTTAAAGCCCTGCGACGTCGACGTGACCATTTTAGATCCGGTTCGAATTCATCATCAGCAAAAAGATATGGACGGCATCGCTCTTGCGAACTATGTTCAAGAGCACATAAAAAAAGAACTAAATCCAATTGTAGGTTTGAAAGAGAATGTTTAG
- a CDS encoding SCP2 sterol-binding domain-containing protein: MTVKDMFETLTSRMNSNPEHLEGVSVLYKFELSGEEAGIYQLQINGKKAEYDESEPEQSDITLQMKDKDFMKLSEGNLNPTMAYMSGKLKVRGDLSLALKLQTLLKHYA, translated from the coding sequence ATGACAGTGAAAGACATGTTTGAAACGCTTACTAGCAGGATGAACAGCAATCCAGAGCATTTGGAAGGGGTAAGTGTTTTATACAAATTTGAGCTTAGTGGTGAGGAAGCGGGCATTTATCAGCTGCAAATTAATGGCAAGAAAGCCGAATACGACGAAAGTGAACCGGAGCAATCAGACATAACCTTGCAAATGAAAGATAAAGATTTTATGAAACTGTCAGAAGGAAATCTCAATCCAACAATGGCGTATATGAGTGGAAAATTAAAGGTGCGAGGAGATCTTTCATTAGCGCTTAAACTACAAACATTATTAAAGCACTATGCGTAA
- a CDS encoding FbpB family small basic protein, which translates to MRKRYNKTFEELVSENKKQLLNDPEAIYLIEKKVDDKHAIEKVNKKLPQRVRF; encoded by the coding sequence ATGCGTAAACGTTACAATAAAACCTTCGAAGAACTCGTTAGTGAAAATAAAAAACAATTACTCAATGACCCAGAAGCTATATATTTAATTGAAAAGAAAGTCGACGATAAACATGCCATTGAAAAAGTTAACAAGAAGCTACCACAAAGGGTTCGTTTTTAA
- a CDS encoding ferritin-like domain-containing protein yields the protein MYGYGYGPENGGYGQSTQPSINWSTVLRMIRQIMSRESIDELTYDYLKCLSNNEKDEQLMDQMLEDERKHYDTLRRIYADITGQFPELEASTITIPDSYEDGLGSLLERKSRTVQLYVYLYLYSPVQYKGLIYPLLIDEQIHMQLINYLLIRKLFSQIF from the coding sequence ATGTATGGATATGGGTATGGGCCCGAAAATGGAGGTTACGGGCAATCGACTCAACCTTCGATAAACTGGTCCACAGTCCTTCGAATGATTCGACAAATTATGAGTAGGGAAAGCATTGATGAGCTGACATATGATTATTTAAAATGCCTATCCAATAATGAAAAGGACGAACAGCTTATGGACCAAATGTTGGAAGATGAGCGGAAGCATTATGACACATTAAGACGGATCTATGCTGACATAACAGGGCAGTTTCCCGAATTAGAAGCATCGACCATTACTATTCCTGACAGTTATGAGGACGGATTAGGGAGCTTGCTTGAACGTAAATCTCGTACTGTCCAGCTTTATGTTTATTTGTATTTATACAGCCCAGTACAATACAAAGGGTTGATTTATCCTTTACTAATAGATGAACAAATTCATATGCAGCTTATTAATTATTTACTTATTCGAAAGCTATTTTCACAAATTTTCTGA